Proteins encoded by one window of Synechococcus sp. MVIR-18-1:
- a CDS encoding ArgR family transcriptional regulator, with protein sequence MDHDLLALSSIWDPSQSDRSTHIPLVSLEEALEHSSLKKGISRRDFLAELLKDVHHQRLLPLLAMLPRGWRQEPASLPEQIRGLGILLGEGLISPLLLAAFADDLQHLLPPTTSQKPSALDLWCQRSYNGADRNQLPLPDGLETWRSQATASLQSQNKQHEPNPRSGLAGLTSLGGEIAWCNHGLSYLQSAASRDQNQQMAQVFNALGSNLLKGQGLNIETYRFEGQSCGKNLIHWLQAKGWSCKARVRTSVASFGLGASTPSANSNQWSQIPLAVPYRTGLQEPNQKEINALLPHACLEMELQPPEGETVLLQYYQGTEGLNGWAAMNDLDRPWQNGRSNGTVHYSPTVFQDQQLTDAIDLCELMGAIHNSEASMEKLHLGGYGAIGFCIDSTALLEQALTGSTSLFPLTLGGLWRERLSAQLNHLLDHKMRPNDEAVDRYKVAIEEMPQDLYHNSETRKDARRRLLASQPRHSPFLLIQRLNQERS encoded by the coding sequence ATGGATCACGACCTGCTTGCGCTCAGTTCCATCTGGGACCCTTCTCAATCCGATCGATCTACGCATATTCCGCTGGTATCGCTGGAAGAAGCTCTAGAGCACAGCAGTTTGAAAAAAGGGATTAGCCGTAGAGATTTTCTTGCGGAGCTCCTGAAAGATGTTCACCATCAACGCTTGCTTCCTCTGCTCGCCATGCTTCCACGCGGCTGGCGGCAAGAGCCCGCATCACTGCCAGAACAAATAAGAGGCCTAGGGATCTTGCTTGGAGAGGGCCTGATCAGTCCCCTTCTCCTGGCGGCATTCGCTGATGACTTACAGCACCTTCTCCCTCCAACAACAAGCCAAAAGCCCTCAGCATTGGATCTTTGGTGCCAGCGCTCTTACAACGGTGCCGACCGCAACCAATTACCACTTCCTGATGGACTGGAGACATGGAGGTCCCAAGCAACGGCATCCCTCCAATCACAAAACAAACAACATGAACCAAATCCTCGATCAGGGCTAGCCGGACTGACTTCACTCGGAGGAGAGATTGCCTGGTGCAATCACGGACTCTCCTATCTCCAATCCGCAGCGTCCAGAGATCAGAACCAGCAGATGGCTCAAGTGTTCAACGCTCTTGGCAGCAATCTTTTGAAGGGACAGGGCCTCAACATCGAGACATATCGGTTCGAAGGTCAATCCTGCGGAAAAAATCTCATCCACTGGCTTCAAGCCAAAGGTTGGAGTTGCAAGGCAAGAGTGCGGACCAGCGTGGCCAGCTTCGGCCTTGGAGCGAGTACACCCAGTGCTAACAGCAATCAGTGGAGTCAAATCCCCCTCGCCGTTCCTTACCGAACGGGCTTGCAAGAGCCGAACCAAAAAGAGATCAACGCCTTGCTCCCCCATGCCTGCCTGGAGATGGAATTACAACCGCCGGAGGGAGAAACCGTTCTTCTGCAGTACTACCAGGGCACAGAAGGGCTGAATGGCTGGGCCGCAATGAATGACTTGGATCGACCGTGGCAAAACGGACGCTCTAACGGCACCGTCCATTACTCCCCAACGGTCTTTCAAGATCAACAACTAACCGACGCTATTGATCTCTGCGAACTGATGGGCGCCATCCACAACAGCGAGGCAAGCATGGAAAAGCTTCATCTCGGCGGGTACGGAGCGATCGGTTTCTGCATCGACTCCACCGCACTGCTGGAGCAAGCACTGACAGGCAGTACCAGCCTGTTTCCACTCACGCTCGGAGGGTTATGGCGAGAAAGACTCAGTGCACAGCTGAATCATTTACTCGACCACAAAATGAGACCTAATGATGAAGCTGTTGATCGCTATAAGGTGGCAATCGAAGAGATGCCTCAAGACCTCTATCACAATTCAGAGACCCGCAAAGATGCACGGCGGCGCCTTCTAGCTAGTCAGCCAAGACATTCACCTTTCTTACTCATTCAACGCCTCAACCAGGAGAGGAGCTAA
- a CDS encoding ROK family protein: MHFPEVIGVDIGGTAIKLGRFSADGKLLQKQQVQTPQPATPGAVCIALVEAIEALDPDRRALLVGIGLPGPMDVSARVSRVCINLPGWEEVPLADWLEPRLQRRVTLANDGNCALVGEAWKGAAQGCSDVVMLTLGTGVGGGVMLSGRLFTGHNGAAAEPGLIGLDPNGPPCNSGNSGSLEQFASISALRRLWDGDPAELAALAANGDSEAQAVWSRYGTTLGVGISSLVYMFTPEVVLLGGGISGAASHFLPSLRKEIQQRVQAVSREGLRIEACALGNGAGRLGAARLAIERLT, from the coding sequence ATGCATTTCCCGGAAGTGATTGGAGTTGATATAGGTGGAACTGCGATCAAGCTTGGTCGCTTCTCAGCAGATGGCAAACTTCTTCAGAAGCAGCAGGTACAAACTCCTCAGCCAGCAACACCAGGTGCTGTTTGTATCGCATTAGTAGAAGCGATTGAAGCCTTGGATCCCGATCGCCGCGCCTTGCTTGTTGGGATCGGTTTGCCCGGTCCTATGGATGTGAGTGCACGGGTTTCAAGGGTTTGTATCAACCTGCCCGGTTGGGAGGAGGTGCCTCTTGCTGACTGGTTGGAGCCCCGTCTTCAGCGTCGCGTCACCCTTGCCAATGACGGCAACTGTGCCTTGGTCGGAGAGGCGTGGAAGGGGGCGGCGCAGGGTTGCTCTGATGTGGTGATGCTCACTCTCGGCACTGGAGTAGGTGGTGGTGTAATGCTGTCTGGCCGTTTATTCACGGGGCACAATGGGGCCGCGGCTGAACCAGGTCTGATCGGTCTGGATCCCAACGGACCACCTTGCAACAGCGGAAATAGTGGCAGCCTTGAACAATTTGCCAGCATTTCGGCGCTGAGGAGATTGTGGGATGGAGATCCGGCTGAGTTGGCAGCCTTGGCTGCGAATGGTGATTCCGAAGCGCAAGCTGTGTGGTCTCGATATGGGACCACACTCGGTGTCGGAATCAGCTCGTTGGTGTACATGTTCACGCCAGAAGTGGTTCTGCTTGGTGGCGGAATTTCTGGAGCTGCCTCCCATTTCCTTCCCTCGCTGCGCAAGGAAATTCAGCAACGGGTTCAGGCCGTAAGTCGGGAAGGGCTGCGCATTGAAGCCTGTGCTTTAGGTAATGGTGCAGGTCGTCTCGGGGCTGCACGACTGGCTATCGAGCGCTTGACGTGA
- a CDS encoding dihydroneopterin aldolase has translation MTAGDLIHIHDLRLWAHVGVLDHERRDGQWFQLDITLGLDLSESAKSDDLSATADYSLAVLALQALVRELCCLTIERFSEEVFEVLERLYGPLPMHLLLQKCNPPIAGFTGTVAIERRRNWSGQQDF, from the coding sequence ATGACAGCTGGAGATTTGATTCATATCCATGATCTGCGCCTCTGGGCTCATGTTGGAGTGCTGGACCATGAACGACGGGATGGTCAATGGTTTCAACTCGACATCACATTGGGCTTAGATCTCAGTGAATCGGCCAAGTCCGATGATCTCAGTGCAACCGCCGATTACAGCCTGGCAGTGCTGGCGCTTCAGGCCTTGGTGAGAGAGCTGTGTTGCCTCACCATTGAACGTTTCAGTGAGGAGGTCTTTGAGGTGCTGGAACGTCTCTATGGCCCTTTGCCAATGCATTTGCTCTTGCAAAAGTGCAACCCTCCTATCGCTGGTTTTACAGGCACAGTTGCTATCGAGCGGCGGCGTAATTGGTCAGGTCAGCAGGATTTTTGA
- a CDS encoding alpha/beta hydrolase has product MTRSNAVIHGHRHSIRLGARVLIGVLVLVGILMLIGVGVVRRDAASLLQSGSLLELLGVSGGAIVVVLALVGVYSVMVDFVFWEGWMQSFPDASGLFVGNEEKQSSHRHFLVYLDGIHQSEENHPPRVQEFLNCLESEIDNDSLLVKGIEAYTITNVGLRAASYSRWFWQWLFSLQEHHPSGFVQFVCAFCIQANNVIKVGISSDRRYGPVMNYELALKIARRLEALGFHPSHASRVVLVGYSGGAEMAIGTAEMLQKLCCSSVQVISICGVFSGNAALESIQDVAMVVGSKDPVAAFGRLAYPGRLSLLPLTNWNRWQRTHSLHRYLIDRMSHNGSSGPFSVAFRQQVVAAICRELERSLVSSSPG; this is encoded by the coding sequence ATGACTAGAAGTAACGCCGTCATTCATGGCCATAGACACAGCATTCGCCTTGGGGCACGTGTCTTGATTGGCGTGTTGGTTCTTGTGGGCATTTTGATGTTGATCGGTGTCGGTGTGGTTCGGCGGGATGCAGCCTCTCTTTTGCAATCAGGGTCTCTCTTAGAGCTGCTTGGCGTGTCAGGAGGGGCGATTGTTGTTGTACTTGCTTTGGTGGGTGTGTATTCGGTGATGGTTGATTTTGTGTTCTGGGAAGGTTGGATGCAAAGTTTTCCAGATGCCAGCGGTTTGTTTGTTGGCAATGAGGAGAAGCAGTCATCGCATCGCCACTTTTTGGTGTATCTCGATGGCATTCATCAAAGTGAAGAGAATCACCCGCCAAGAGTTCAAGAGTTTCTGAATTGTTTAGAGTCTGAAATTGATAATGATTCCCTATTGGTAAAAGGAATTGAGGCCTATACCATCACGAATGTTGGGCTCCGTGCTGCTTCTTACTCTCGATGGTTTTGGCAGTGGTTGTTTTCTCTTCAAGAGCATCACCCTAGCGGTTTTGTGCAGTTTGTTTGTGCATTTTGTATTCAAGCAAATAATGTCATCAAGGTAGGCATTTCGTCCGATCGTCGTTATGGCCCTGTTATGAATTACGAATTAGCTTTAAAAATTGCACGACGATTAGAGGCGTTAGGATTTCATCCTTCGCATGCATCCCGTGTGGTTTTAGTGGGTTATAGCGGCGGGGCTGAAATGGCTATTGGTACAGCAGAAATGTTGCAAAAGCTTTGCTGTAGCTCTGTTCAAGTTATTTCTATCTGTGGGGTCTTTAGTGGAAATGCTGCTCTTGAAAGCATCCAGGATGTTGCCATGGTGGTTGGAAGTAAGGATCCTGTTGCTGCTTTCGGTCGTCTCGCCTATCCCGGTCGCTTGAGCTTATTGCCTCTCACGAACTGGAATCGTTGGCAGCGAACGCATTCCTTGCATCGTTATCTCATCGATCGTATGAGCCATAACGGTTCGTCGGGTCCTTTTAGTGTGGCCTTCCGTCAGCAGGTTGTAGCTGCAATTTGTCGTGAACTTGAGCGCAGTTTGGTTAGCTCCTCTCCTGGTTGA
- a CDS encoding M3 family metallopeptidase yields MTNPELLRGQGLPRFEAIDASQVETHIPALIQDLGEQLSALESTLQQRLSDTTALSWDEVMTPLHNLGERLRWSWGVVSHLNGVCNSSELREAHAAQQPEVVRFSNRAGQSQVIHQALESLQRNPSHPLDSTQIRILDAELLSMRHRGVGLSGAAKESFNAASEQLASLSTRFSNHVLDATQGWTLLVHDAEQLKGIPERALQALAGAAKDAGDQHRDGQDPTALEGPWRLGLDMPRYLPVLTYADKRTLRETVYRAQVSRASSGDLDNTPLIEEILDLRTHQAARLGYQNWAERSLASKMADNVEAVEQLLEELRAAALPVAEQEIDELRDCARRHGATEADEFSPWDVSYWAEKLRQERFNLNQEELRPWFPLPQVLDGLFHLCERLFSIEIEPADGEAPIWHQDVRFFRVSDQEGQPLAAFYLDPFSRPASKRGGAWMDECLNRSRNSEGELIHPVAYLICNQTPPAGDVPSLMSFEEVETLFHEFGHGLQHMLTTVDHPQAAGINNVEWDAVELPSQFMENWCLDRQTLMGMARHWKTGEPLPEEDYNKLRNSRTFMQGCGTLRQVHFALTDLRLHSAWSPDLGQSPDAFRRSIADNTTVLPPIPEDRFLCAFGHIFAGGYSAGYYSYKWAEVLSADAFAAFEEVGLDQEAEVQATGERFRNTVLSLGGSQRPADVYKSFRGRTASTDALIRHSGLAAAGR; encoded by the coding sequence ATGACCAACCCAGAACTCTTGCGCGGACAGGGCCTTCCACGCTTCGAGGCCATCGATGCATCCCAGGTAGAAACTCATATCCCAGCACTGATTCAGGACTTGGGAGAACAGCTCAGCGCGCTGGAATCCACGCTGCAACAACGCCTCTCTGACACCACTGCCCTGAGCTGGGATGAGGTGATGACTCCACTGCACAATCTTGGAGAACGTTTGCGCTGGAGCTGGGGAGTTGTAAGTCATCTCAACGGCGTCTGCAACAGCTCCGAGCTGCGCGAAGCCCATGCGGCACAGCAACCGGAGGTGGTGCGCTTTAGCAACCGCGCGGGGCAAAGCCAAGTGATCCACCAAGCCCTGGAAAGTCTTCAACGCAACCCCAGTCATCCGCTTGACTCCACTCAAATCCGCATCCTTGATGCCGAGCTGTTGTCGATGCGCCATCGGGGGGTGGGATTAAGCGGAGCTGCCAAAGAGTCCTTTAACGCAGCCAGCGAACAACTCGCTTCCCTGTCCACTCGATTCAGCAATCACGTTCTCGATGCCACCCAGGGCTGGACCCTGTTGGTGCATGACGCTGAACAACTCAAAGGCATACCGGAACGGGCCCTTCAAGCCCTGGCTGGTGCCGCCAAGGATGCTGGAGATCAACATCGCGATGGCCAAGATCCCACGGCCTTGGAAGGGCCTTGGCGTCTTGGTCTCGATATGCCCCGATACCTACCCGTACTGACCTATGCCGACAAGCGAACACTGAGAGAAACGGTCTACAGGGCACAGGTGAGTCGGGCGAGCTCAGGGGATCTCGACAACACTCCTCTCATCGAGGAGATCCTTGACCTACGCACCCATCAGGCTGCACGCCTTGGCTATCAAAACTGGGCCGAACGAAGCCTGGCCTCAAAAATGGCCGACAACGTAGAAGCTGTTGAACAGCTTCTTGAAGAACTTCGTGCTGCAGCCCTCCCCGTCGCGGAACAAGAGATTGACGAACTGAGGGACTGTGCCCGTCGTCATGGGGCAACAGAAGCGGATGAGTTCAGCCCCTGGGATGTGAGCTATTGGGCGGAGAAACTTCGTCAAGAGCGGTTCAACCTCAATCAAGAGGAGTTGCGTCCATGGTTTCCACTTCCACAAGTGCTCGATGGCCTTTTCCATCTTTGCGAACGCTTGTTCTCCATCGAGATTGAGCCTGCTGATGGCGAAGCACCGATCTGGCATCAGGATGTGCGCTTTTTCAGAGTCAGCGATCAAGAGGGCCAGCCACTCGCAGCGTTTTATCTCGATCCCTTCAGCCGACCCGCCAGCAAACGAGGTGGAGCCTGGATGGATGAATGTTTGAACCGGTCTCGCAATTCTGAGGGTGAGCTCATCCACCCTGTGGCCTATCTGATTTGCAACCAGACCCCACCCGCTGGAGACGTCCCAAGTTTGATGAGTTTTGAAGAGGTTGAGACCCTTTTTCATGAGTTTGGCCATGGGCTTCAACACATGCTCACCACGGTGGACCATCCTCAAGCCGCCGGAATTAACAATGTGGAATGGGACGCGGTGGAGCTTCCTAGTCAGTTCATGGAGAACTGGTGCCTTGATCGCCAGACCCTGATGGGAATGGCCCGTCATTGGAAAACAGGGGAACCATTACCCGAAGAGGACTACAACAAATTGCGCAACAGCCGCACCTTCATGCAGGGATGTGGAACCCTCCGCCAGGTTCATTTCGCGTTGACCGATTTACGACTTCACAGCGCTTGGAGCCCTGATCTTGGTCAATCCCCGGATGCATTCAGGCGCTCGATTGCGGACAACACAACCGTGTTGCCACCGATCCCGGAAGACCGATTCCTCTGTGCCTTCGGCCATATTTTTGCTGGTGGCTACTCCGCTGGTTACTACTCCTACAAATGGGCAGAGGTCTTAAGCGCCGATGCTTTTGCCGCTTTCGAGGAAGTTGGCCTCGATCAAGAAGCGGAGGTACAAGCCACCGGTGAACGCTTCCGCAACACGGTTCTGAGCCTGGGAGGAAGTCAGCGACCAGCTGATGTCTACAAGTCTTTCAGGGGTCGAACAGCCAGCACTGACGCATTAATACGCCATTCCGGACTGGCAGCAGCCGGTCGTTGA
- a CDS encoding triacylglycerol lipase, producing the protein MPSEAANRPLVLVHGLLDTPRLFSRLERRLEGQDRPVLSPHLPHRFGAIPLRKLAHQLDGLIQERWGPKTPIDLLGFSMGGVIARTWLQELDGAKRTHRFFSVGSPQQGTLTAQCVPACLFAGLADMKRGSPLLRSLNGDYAELQSVECLSFFCRWDLMVCPGWQAVLPIGKSTAVPVWTHQQLMSHPKSLDLLIESLLID; encoded by the coding sequence ATGCCATCTGAAGCTGCTAACCGACCCCTCGTTTTGGTGCATGGACTTCTCGATACGCCCCGGTTGTTTTCTCGCCTGGAGCGTCGCCTTGAAGGACAAGATCGTCCTGTGTTGTCTCCGCATTTGCCCCATCGCTTTGGTGCGATTCCGCTCCGCAAGCTCGCTCATCAGCTAGATGGCCTGATTCAAGAACGTTGGGGTCCGAAAACGCCGATTGACCTTCTTGGCTTTTCGATGGGTGGGGTCATTGCCCGCACTTGGCTCCAAGAATTGGATGGTGCCAAGCGAACGCATCGATTCTTTAGCGTTGGTAGCCCCCAACAGGGAACGCTCACAGCACAGTGCGTTCCCGCCTGTTTGTTCGCTGGTTTGGCGGACATGAAGCGCGGAAGTCCCCTGCTGCGCTCCCTTAATGGCGATTACGCCGAGTTGCAGTCTGTGGAGTGCCTGAGCTTCTTCTGCCGTTGGGATTTGATGGTGTGCCCTGGGTGGCAAGCCGTGCTTCCAATCGGGAAGAGCACAGCTGTGCCCGTCTGGACGCATCAGCAATTGATGTCCCATCCCAAGTCGCTTGATCTGTTGATCGAATCACTTCTTATTGATTAA
- a CDS encoding glutamate-5-semialdehyde dehydrogenase gives MTSQGVPEPSADLLLLATAVRRAAVGLGQSSNQERQQALLSMASSLEAHADRIVAANSEDLAQASANGLAPALVARLKLDASKLAGAIDGVRQLSALNDPLGERQLYRELADGLVLERVTVPLGVLGVIFEARPDAVIQIAALAIRSGNGAILKGGSEAKCTNQAVMQSLKEGLTGTGVSADSLDLLTTRAESLALLRLDGLVDLIIPRGSNELVRFIQDNTRIPVLGHADGVCHLYVDEEVDCAQALRIAIDSKTQYPAACNAIETLLVHEQIASTFLKEAVPAFKNVGVCLRGDEASRGLGVEQVATSDDWSQEYLDLVLAVRVVKDVDEALEHIRRYGSRHTEAIATVNQATAERFLRAVDSAGVYHNCSTRFADGFRYGFGAEVGISTQTVPPRGPVGLEGLVTYRYRLRGEGHIAADFAEGREQFSHRDLPSGTT, from the coding sequence ATGACCAGTCAAGGTGTGCCCGAACCATCAGCAGATCTATTGCTTCTGGCTACAGCGGTTCGGCGTGCTGCTGTTGGCTTGGGACAGAGTTCAAATCAAGAACGCCAACAAGCGTTGTTGTCCATGGCCTCCTCACTCGAGGCCCATGCGGATCGCATTGTTGCTGCGAATTCAGAAGATCTCGCTCAGGCCTCCGCTAATGGCTTAGCTCCTGCCTTGGTTGCTCGTCTCAAGTTGGATGCGAGCAAGCTGGCCGGAGCCATTGATGGCGTCCGTCAATTGTCGGCTCTGAATGATCCTTTGGGAGAGAGGCAGTTGTATCGCGAGCTTGCCGATGGCTTGGTGTTGGAGCGCGTCACAGTCCCTCTCGGGGTTTTAGGTGTGATTTTTGAGGCGAGGCCTGACGCTGTGATCCAAATCGCTGCACTGGCGATTCGTTCAGGCAACGGCGCAATTCTGAAAGGTGGTAGCGAGGCGAAGTGCACCAATCAAGCTGTGATGCAGTCGTTAAAAGAGGGCCTCACTGGCACAGGAGTGTCTGCAGATTCCTTGGATTTGCTTACAACCCGAGCAGAGAGCTTGGCTCTACTCCGGCTCGATGGTCTTGTGGACTTAATTATTCCTCGGGGTAGCAACGAGCTGGTCCGTTTCATTCAGGACAACACCAGAATTCCGGTCCTTGGCCATGCCGATGGTGTTTGTCATTTGTATGTGGATGAAGAGGTCGATTGTGCCCAGGCTTTGCGCATTGCGATCGATAGCAAGACCCAATATCCGGCGGCTTGCAATGCGATCGAGACGCTCCTGGTTCATGAGCAGATTGCTTCTACTTTTCTGAAAGAGGCTGTTCCTGCCTTTAAAAATGTTGGCGTGTGCTTACGCGGCGATGAGGCGAGTAGAGGCTTAGGGGTGGAGCAGGTTGCAACCAGTGATGATTGGAGCCAGGAATATCTAGATCTCGTGCTCGCAGTGCGAGTGGTGAAAGATGTCGACGAAGCCCTCGAACACATCAGGAGATATGGCTCACGCCATACCGAGGCCATTGCAACGGTGAATCAAGCCACTGCAGAACGCTTCTTGCGAGCAGTGGATAGCGCCGGGGTGTACCACAACTGCTCAACCCGTTTCGCTGATGGTTTTCGCTACGGCTTTGGTGCAGAGGTTGGTATCAGCACCCAGACCGTGCCGCCCCGTGGGCCTGTAGGGCTGGAAGGATTGGTGACCTATCGCTATCGGTTGCGCGGTGAGGGGCATATCGCTGCTGATTTTGCTGAGGGACGGGAACAGTTCAGCCATCGCGACCTACCCAGCGGTACGACATGA